The following are encoded in a window of Ferribacterium limneticum genomic DNA:
- a CDS encoding c-type cytochrome — protein MKASLLLISLLSAGIAFAAPPAPKTEGIEGKDYKWNAQGGEKSEALSKKGDAKAGEEGYETCGACHLPSGAGRPDGTFPQLAGQHTTVLIKQMADIRAGLRDNPTMYPFAATLTDAQELANVAAYIEKLCIPLDHGHYDSKPGDNMDKNWKAPADTDKRIAEGKVLYEKECLECHGKNGEGNKEKFYPVIAGQHYKYLLRQMTEIRNGHRRNANPDMVKIIKKYTDDQLISISAYQSSLVMPGNMCKPKATGKKK, from the coding sequence ATGAAAGCATCACTCCTTTTGATCAGCCTGCTGTCAGCGGGCATTGCATTTGCCGCCCCTCCGGCCCCGAAAACCGAAGGCATCGAAGGCAAGGATTACAAGTGGAACGCCCAGGGTGGCGAGAAGAGCGAAGCGCTCTCCAAGAAAGGTGACGCCAAGGCTGGCGAAGAAGGTTACGAAACCTGTGGCGCCTGCCACCTGCCGTCCGGCGCCGGTCGCCCGGACGGCACCTTCCCGCAGCTCGCCGGCCAGCACACCACCGTGCTGATCAAGCAGATGGCCGACATTCGCGCCGGCCTGCGCGACAACCCGACGATGTACCCGTTTGCCGCGACGCTGACCGATGCCCAGGAACTAGCCAATGTCGCCGCCTACATCGAGAAATTGTGCATTCCGCTCGACCACGGTCATTACGACTCGAAGCCGGGTGACAATATGGACAAGAACTGGAAGGCACCGGCCGACACCGACAAGCGCATCGCCGAAGGCAAGGTGCTGTACGAGAAGGAATGTCTGGAATGCCACGGCAAGAACGGCGAAGGCAACAAGGAAAAGTTCTACCCGGTGATCGCCGGCCAGCACTACAAGTACCTGCTGCGCCAGATGACCGAGATTCGCAACGGCCATCGCCGTAACGCCAATCCGGACATGGTCAAGATCATCAAGAAGTACACCGATGACCAGCTGATTTCCATCTCGGCTTATCAGTCCAGCCTGGTCATGCCGGGCAACATGTGCAAGCCGAAGGCAACCGGCAAGAAGAAGTAA
- the nosZ gene encoding Sec-dependent nitrous-oxide reductase gives MKTRIKQTVGVLVAAGIGWGAASTAWSAESLQDVMKRRNLSQQDLLAASKTYVPTGKRDEFVAFSSGGQSGQIIVYGIPSMRILKYIGVFTPEPWQGYGFDENSKAVLRQGNIDGKEINWGDTHHPAISETQGKYDGQFLFINDKANPRLAVIDLRDFETKQIVVNPIFKSEHGGAFVTPNTDYIIEAAQYASPLENKKFFPLEEFNEKYRGGITYWKFDRKEGRINAKESFSLELPPYSQDLSDAGKGPSDGWSFTNSFCSERYVGGIEKGRPPYEAGCSAKDTDYLHVINWKKAAELVAAGKAKKINGHNVLMMETAIKEGILFLVPEPKSPHGVDVTPDGKFLTVAGKLDTHVSVYSFEKIQAAIKAGKFESKDPYGIPVIGMKDALHTQVQLGLGPLHTQYDSKPCIAYTSLYVDSQVVKWNHCDGKVLDKISVHYNIGHLMTMEGDSADPKGRYLVALNKLAIDRFVPVGPLHPQNHQLIDISNDKMQLLYDMPVPLGEPHYVVAIEASKLKPGVRYKVGTDSRTDKPHPGMVRAGEEVTTKKGNKIEVKGTLIRSHITPETIEAEVGDEITIHLTNLERAQDETHGFTVSTMNVHASVEPGKTVTVKFKADKEGVYPYYCTEFCSALHLEMQGYLLVKPKGWKPGKVEAAKAVYTEADYKATVKKVADTQVVIDSVVGYITSVNFKDFPDVVNMVDDATDQLGKIKEAKAKHEAAAAKKDWDQANLWAEQVWQYQVKAADIGLRAKTYLEQNGAKKVK, from the coding sequence GCAGCCGGCATTGGCTGGGGAGCGGCCAGTACGGCGTGGTCGGCCGAATCGCTGCAGGACGTGATGAAGCGGCGCAATCTGAGCCAGCAGGATCTGCTCGCTGCGTCGAAGACCTACGTCCCGACCGGCAAGCGCGACGAATTCGTCGCCTTCAGCTCTGGTGGCCAGTCCGGCCAGATCATCGTGTATGGCATTCCGTCCATGCGCATCCTCAAGTACATCGGCGTGTTCACGCCGGAACCGTGGCAGGGCTACGGCTTCGATGAAAACTCCAAGGCTGTGCTGCGCCAGGGCAACATCGACGGCAAGGAAATCAACTGGGGCGATACGCACCACCCGGCCATCTCCGAAACCCAGGGCAAGTACGACGGCCAGTTCCTGTTCATCAACGACAAGGCCAATCCGCGCCTCGCCGTGATCGACCTGCGTGACTTCGAAACCAAGCAGATCGTGGTCAACCCGATCTTCAAGTCGGAACACGGCGGCGCTTTCGTCACGCCGAACACCGACTACATCATTGAAGCCGCCCAGTACGCCTCGCCGCTTGAGAACAAGAAGTTCTTCCCGCTCGAAGAGTTCAACGAGAAGTATCGCGGCGGCATCACCTACTGGAAGTTCGACCGCAAGGAAGGCCGCATCAACGCCAAGGAATCCTTCTCCCTCGAACTGCCGCCGTACTCGCAGGACTTGTCCGATGCGGGTAAGGGTCCGTCCGATGGCTGGTCCTTCACCAACTCCTTCTGTTCCGAGCGTTACGTCGGTGGTATCGAAAAGGGTCGTCCGCCGTATGAAGCCGGTTGCTCCGCCAAGGACACCGACTATCTGCACGTGATCAACTGGAAGAAGGCGGCTGAACTGGTCGCTGCCGGCAAGGCCAAGAAGATCAACGGCCACAACGTGCTGATGATGGAAACGGCAATCAAGGAAGGCATCCTCTTCCTCGTCCCGGAACCGAAGTCGCCGCACGGCGTCGACGTCACCCCGGACGGCAAGTTCCTGACCGTCGCCGGCAAGCTCGACACCCACGTGTCCGTCTATTCCTTCGAGAAGATCCAGGCCGCCATCAAGGCCGGCAAGTTCGAATCCAAGGATCCGTACGGTATTCCGGTCATCGGCATGAAGGATGCGCTGCATACCCAGGTCCAGCTCGGCCTCGGCCCCTTGCACACCCAGTATGACTCCAAGCCCTGTATCGCCTACACCTCGCTGTATGTTGATTCGCAGGTCGTCAAATGGAATCACTGTGATGGCAAGGTGCTCGACAAGATCTCCGTGCACTACAACATCGGTCACCTGATGACCATGGAAGGTGACTCGGCTGATCCGAAGGGTCGTTACCTGGTGGCGCTCAACAAGCTGGCCATCGACCGTTTCGTGCCGGTTGGTCCGCTGCATCCGCAAAACCATCAGCTGATCGACATTTCGAACGACAAGATGCAGTTGTTGTACGACATGCCGGTGCCGCTGGGTGAGCCGCACTACGTCGTCGCCATCGAAGCTTCGAAACTGAAGCCGGGCGTCCGCTACAAGGTCGGTACCGATTCCCGCACCGACAAGCCGCATCCGGGCATGGTTCGCGCTGGCGAGGAAGTCACGACCAAGAAGGGCAACAAGATCGAGGTCAAGGGCACGCTCATCCGCTCGCATATCACGCCGGAAACCATCGAAGCTGAAGTTGGCGACGAAATCACCATCCACCTGACCAACCTCGAACGTGCTCAGGACGAAACCCACGGCTTCACCGTGTCGACCATGAATGTGCACGCTTCGGTTGAGCCGGGCAAGACGGTGACCGTCAAGTTCAAGGCTGACAAGGAAGGTGTGTATCCGTACTACTGCACCGAGTTCTGCTCCGCACTGCACCTTGAAATGCAGGGTTACCTGCTGGTCAAGCCGAAGGGCTGGAAGCCGGGCAAGGTTGAAGCGGCCAAGGCCGTCTATACCGAAGCCGACTACAAAGCCACGGTCAAGAAGGTTGCTGACACCCAGGTCGTCATTGATTCCGTCGTTGGTTACATCACCAGCGTCAACTTCAAGGACTTCCCGGATGTGGTGAACATGGTCGACGACGCAACCGACCAGCTCGGCAAGATCAAGGAAGCCAAGGCCAAGCACGAAGCCGCAGCCGCCAAGAAGGATTGGGACCAAGCCAATCTGTGGGCTGAGCAAGTCTGGCAATACCAGGTCAAGGCCGCCGACATCGGCTTGCGCGCCAAAACCTACCTTGAGCAGAACGGCGCCAAGAAGGTCAAGTAA
- a CDS encoding c-type cytochrome, translating to MKSVVFLAIAALTAGSAIAAPDGAKLYAEKTCNACHGPKGDKPLMPNYPKIAGQNAAYSEQQIKDIKSGARNNGQTAAMKGVLHLVNDEEIKAISEYLAKLK from the coding sequence ATGAAATCAGTAGTGTTTCTTGCCATTGCGGCACTCACGGCCGGCTCGGCCATCGCAGCCCCGGATGGCGCCAAGCTGTATGCCGAAAAGACCTGCAACGCCTGCCACGGCCCCAAGGGCGACAAGCCGCTGATGCCGAACTACCCGAAAATTGCCGGACAAAACGCCGCTTATTCTGAACAGCAAATCAAGGACATCAAGAGCGGTGCCCGTAACAACGGTCAGACCGCCGCCATGAAGGGCGTCCTGCATCTCGTCAATGACGAGGAAATCAAGGCGATCTCCGAATATCTGGCCAAGCTGAAATAA
- the nosD gene encoding nitrous oxide reductase family maturation protein NosD: protein MSRLNQLARLSLATTLLLVLTTGNTEPQANVPAGMGARADVDRPKPTFMLHERDKRVHGLKPFQDLVDKAPAGSILKPPPGSYAGPVTINKALTIDGGGKVTIDSGDRGTVMMLDASNAVIRGIHLTGSGDSHDSDDSCLDVRGNHNTIENVEMDNCLFGLDLKQSNNNIIRGNSIRSKDRELGVRGDGLRLWYSNDNLIEKNKIIDSRDMVAWYSNKNVFRDNLGRRSRYSIHFMFANDNVVERNEFYDNAVGVYFMYTEGGIVRNNVISHATGATGMGIGFKEASGTIIENNEIIYCGVGIGSDLSPFQPDSTIEIRGNRFAYNGTGIMFNSETGGNNMIDNVFEGNLTQVAYGGHGDNNNSPKNVWRGNYWDDYQGFDRNGDGVGDKTHELYAYADQIWMELPIARFFRSSPVMELLDFLERLAPFSTPDLILRDEKPRFVKPERTARS from the coding sequence ATGAGCCGCCTGAACCAACTGGCCAGGCTGAGCCTGGCCACCACGCTCCTGCTGGTCCTCACCACCGGCAACACTGAGCCGCAGGCCAACGTGCCGGCCGGCATGGGCGCCCGCGCCGATGTCGACCGCCCGAAGCCGACCTTCATGCTGCACGAACGCGACAAACGCGTGCATGGCCTCAAGCCCTTCCAGGATCTCGTCGACAAGGCACCGGCTGGTTCGATCCTCAAGCCACCGCCAGGAAGCTACGCCGGCCCGGTGACCATCAACAAGGCGCTGACCATCGATGGTGGAGGCAAAGTAACAATCGACTCCGGTGACCGCGGCACGGTCATGATGCTGGACGCCAGCAATGCGGTGATCCGTGGCATCCACCTGACCGGTTCCGGCGATTCGCACGACTCTGACGACTCTTGTCTCGATGTTCGCGGCAATCACAACACCATCGAAAACGTCGAGATGGACAATTGCCTGTTCGGCCTTGATCTCAAGCAGTCGAACAACAACATCATTCGCGGCAACAGCATCCGTTCCAAGGACCGTGAGCTCGGCGTCCGCGGTGACGGCCTGCGCCTGTGGTACAGCAACGACAACCTCATCGAGAAAAACAAGATCATCGACTCGCGCGACATGGTCGCCTGGTACTCGAACAAGAATGTTTTCCGCGATAACCTCGGCCGGCGCAGCCGCTATTCGATCCATTTCATGTTCGCCAACGACAATGTCGTCGAGCGCAACGAGTTCTACGACAACGCAGTCGGCGTCTATTTCATGTACACCGAAGGCGGCATCGTGCGCAACAACGTCATCTCGCACGCCACCGGCGCCACCGGCATGGGCATCGGCTTCAAGGAAGCTTCGGGAACGATCATCGAGAACAACGAGATCATCTACTGCGGCGTCGGCATCGGCTCCGATCTCTCGCCCTTCCAGCCCGACAGCACCATCGAAATCCGTGGCAACCGCTTCGCCTACAACGGCACCGGCATCATGTTCAACAGTGAAACCGGCGGCAACAACATGATTGACAACGTCTTCGAAGGCAACCTGACCCAGGTTGCCTACGGCGGCCATGGCGACAACAACAATAGCCCGAAGAACGTCTGGCGCGGCAATTACTGGGACGACTATCAGGGCTTCGACCGCAACGGCGACGGCGTCGGCGACAAGACCCACGAGCTGTATGCCTACGCCGACCAGATCTGGATGGAACTGCCCATCGCCCGCTTTTTCCGCAGCTCGCCGGTCATGGAGCTGCTCGATTTTCTTGAACGCCTGGCTCCCTTCTCCACACCGGACCTGATCCTGCGCGACGAGAAGCCGCGCTTCGTCAAACCTGAAAGAACGGCACGCTCATGA